Within the Vanacampus margaritifer isolate UIUO_Vmar chromosome 8, RoL_Vmar_1.0, whole genome shotgun sequence genome, the region CCATGTTGatcttgtcaaaaaaaaaaaatgctacacgTCAATTATGAGTAAACCATGAATGGACTAACAATGCCGCTGACTGGCctccggcggccatcttacgttgccactcgcttAACCCGGCTAACGTGAATACATCATTCCATTTAGCGActtgaaatttggtggacattAATCTTGAatagaacaacaaaaaagtatttttaatccATGCCTGCAAAGACActggaagtcggccattttggtatGAAGCGTATATTTTAGGCTCAATTACCGTAATTCACATAATTCACCAGATTTTCCAGTTTCAAATTCAGCCCTAATGCCACTTTGATGTCGCCATAAGAAATTAGGTACGCGTCTATAAAGGGTCGACCcgcaaaaaaagtcacaaaaaaaaaaaacgcctgaaGTGAAAATAGTACTCAAAAAGTCTGCCGTGGAGGTTTGAAGCGACGCCTCAACAAAGACTGTTACAAGGAGTAATAAAGTAGACACCAAAATGAATTTCATATGTTTTGTGTGCATAATTGTTATCATCATCAAGTCTTTAAAGTAAATCTATTTGTTGTTAAAAGCCAACCTTTCCATTCCTTACGAGAATAAATGTGCCTCTCGCGGCGTTGTTTAATCAGCGCGGATGCAACAGACGGCGTCGCCTTGTTGGCAAAACAAAACCTTCCCTGCTGTCAATAAGGgacatttttgcttttaacAGCGATTGATGGAAATTCCAACGTGAGCTTCGGCGGGAGTCTTGCTGACAAGCGTCTGCTGCGTCTTCTCCGTGAAGGTGAGCGGCCGCCGTGATTAAACAGGAAGGCATTAGCACACAGTtagcgctcgctcgctcgctcgctcgctcgcttgctGGCGTTTGCCGCCTCGCTCAGGTGCTTTTAATCCCGCCGCCTTTGTCGCCTCCATCTTTAAGACCGCGAccggaaaaaaagaaggaaagttTTTTAATAAGGCCCGAAACTTTGGAGGTTCCTAAAGCGGAGAATGAAGATCAAACTGGGGCCAAAGACAAAAGAGATCTGAAGCGCACACACGCAAAAAGTCGTCCTTCAAAGAATTTGCAGAGGAAGTCGGGTTTGAATGCGTAATGGCAGGCAGGTAACTGGAAGGCCATCTGAGCGTGCGAGAGCGTGCGAGAGCGTGCGAGAGCCGGCGAGAGCGTGCGAGAGCGTGCGAGAGCCGGCGAGAGCCGGCGAGAGCCGTGCTCCTCTTAACTCCAGTGATTTGCAAGTTCGACTCATATCTGACTTTCAAATATGGTCGCAAAATCTCGAGGAGTTTGCCTTTGAAAGGACCCCCAAAATATcggcaaaataaacaaaaatggcatATTTCCGCTGACTTTTCAACCATggattcttatttatttttaagtaaaatacTTTTTGGAGATAACTGTGGTTCGCTTCAATTCACACGTATGATATCTgagtgttgtattttattttatttttttttaaatctgtcttTTTCCTGTTTGTCTtgcctgggtgtacctaattttgTGACCAATGAGCATCCAACTTTGAACAAAGACATTTTCCTTCTCAACTCAGTTCataattggattcattttaacATCTTTCAAAATTGCCACAATGGCCAGTAAGGCGTGTACGtacgtgcgcgcgtgcgcgtgtgagCGTGCGTGAGTGTCATTTGTGGGTGAGTGTTTTTCCCCAGCATGTGCGCCATCATTAGCCTCCGTGTGCATCTTCCTCCCAGCGAGCACATACATTATGGATGCTCCTCATCCTcattcttcctcctcctcaataTGACAATCGTCCTCGCGTTTCCTCGGCGAGCTCTCGGAGCAttcaaatgaaattgaaaataaaaaaagatgatacTTGGCTGCCATCAAGTGGCTCTCCCAAATTGTGCGTCACTATGAAATGCAAGATGGACTTTTGAAGGCGTTTCTACTTTCGGTttcaggatgggggggggggcactggcAGAAAATCATTTTCAGGTAGAATACAAAATGTGTTATGTTATGAGGACTGTAGTCAATTTTCAAGATAAAACTTTATTATGATGTTCAAGGTCCACATTTACCAAAAGAAGTCATATTTTAATATCTGAATTTCAAAACACAACTGCATTGACTTCATATCAGACCTTTTGCTCGTCAATTGTCTTTATTCTATAAGAAAACAATGGCCTATATTCTCAAGAAaagactctttttttcctttctttttttactctagTATGACTTTGGTTTTACTTGGACTACCGATATTCAATTAGACAAATCAGACGTATGTGATGATGTGCCTCAGTCAGTATTTGAGCCTGTACTTAAAGATGAGCGCTTCACTATGATGTCACAATTCGTCTCATTTACATAATCCCGCCCTCAGACTGAAACAAtgttggaaggaaggaaggaagcaagaGATAGAGAGATTATaatattgaaaacaaatctGAAAACTGCAAATAGGCATGACTGTAGTTTGAAGTTGtgatatcaccattcaccactagatggcagacatgtcttaGTTGCACTTACACCATGTCTTAAACTGCCCTATTCTACAACAGGAGTAGGccgaatatttttttgtggatttgtaAGATATGCAGGACAAGCATAGTACCTCAATAGCATTAACATTTGGAGTCAGATGATTTTGGTGAAAAAGTGCTCAAAATACATTCTTGCACTAAATGTTGGTTtactgttcagcagttttgtgccgtacatttttatgcaagagaacCCTTTgtactggaggaaaaaaattaagaggATGTGGTTATGAGATGATAGATCTTTCTACCAtacattgctaaaaaaaaaaaaaatggaaaaacaggaagatggccttaaaaaaaaagacatataaaatggcccaaaaataCTCTTGCAGCCCATTAAATGGCAATATTGATGCAAAGCCAAAtagcaacaaataaaatatgtttccaAAATCAATCAGCCCTAATCAGAAGAATGTTttcaaattttccccaaaaGTTTGGCTAATGTTGACGTCACCAACTTTGAAACtggggtgggaaaaaaacaagtcacaAAATCCATTTTTGCTGCAAACGACAACAGCTGCAAACAGGAAATGAGCATCTGTCTCCTGCTCACAGGAATTAATTGACGATTTCTTCGCCCATGTATCATTGTTATCATCTTACAATTATGCGCAGAACGTCGCAGGCGCTTTTGACCTCTGAACTTGAAGAGCTCGCGTACGTGGCTCTCTGTCTCTCCCTTCCCATCCGATTGCAGGCGACTTAGTTTAGTGTTGActtgttttcttatttattgCCGGCGCCTGGGCCGTAAACATAAATCACATAAATCACATAAATCACGGCGCCGGCTCATATAAATGTCAGCGTGGACGGGCGAGCTCATAAAGCTCTAATTTGATCGGCGTTCATGTGGGGACGCGGCGTGAATAAACGGCGGGCCTCCTCAATCATCCTTTTCTGCATCTTGCTGCCACACACAAGACGCCCCAGACGCGCATCCGTCAGGCCCCTCATAAGACACGCCCACTTGATGCCCACCAAAGCCTGATCGGCCGAATCCTCCCTGCCCTGCATTCATTGGTCAAATAGTGGCagcacaaaatgtttgttttgtttttttttaccttcaaatTGTGTTCATTCATTCAAGGCCTGACTTCTGAAAAGCAGTTTGGAGGTGAAAAAAGGAGAATGTGTTTCACTGTATTCTTGTACTATTTATGATCCCTGAGGTGAACTTGGaaacgggggaaaaaattacGTAAAATTTGCATATTGTATttggataataaaaaaaatacataagtaATGAGCCCTGAAAggaatttgtaaaataataattgtggatAGAAAAAAATCTTCTCTATGATTGCTGCAACGAAATGGAAAAATGACATGATactaaattgagaaaaaaaaatgttacattaaaatactaatttgtttagggaaataaaacaaataaattaccaGTTAATTTAGGAAAGTAATAATGATCTCTGAAGGGAATCGAACAACAATAATTAATACCATTATATAGTTGAATAAGAAAttgatgaaatattaaaatgtaatcataatattgatggatagatggaataTTTGTTTGCGTTGGAGTCTGCCACGCTGACGCTTGAAAgagctttgctgccatctggcGATACAACAACGCCACTGCAACTGAGCCCAAAATGATGCTCGTAGATATTTTCACTCAAatatttgttctgtttttgatTCAAAACCTCAAAATgcgacatttttaatatttgatttgttatcagcatttttttaaatttcaaaatgtgatgaaatatcgtttgactactataacaatctgccagGTTTGTCTGCTAGTCCAAATGTCGTTTGTtttcactgtgttttttttttgttttgcgtcTGTTGCATTGATTGGGAAAACATCAGAAATGCCCGACGTTGGAAATGGTCGAAACAATCTTAAAACAACAGGAAACGAAAAtgatgaacaaaataaaatgcatctCAAATTGATAACGGTATTTTtcgtttgttttcaaatttgtaGCATCCTGTATATGCTTAATATGAGATATGGGTAAATGGCGGCACTTTAGTTTTGTAGGACTAGTTTTAGTTTGCATTTAAATCCAGAagcaaatatttaaatacacagCGACACTCAGTAACCGGAAGTGTTGTTCCTATTCCATTCGGATGTTAGCTTGACTGTATAACCAGAGTCAGGTGGTGGATTATTTGCTTGGTTTTTTTCGCCACTGTGTGGTAAAAGTTCATCTCCTAAGAGACGCCACGTCATCGTAAAAATGCCCGTGAGTTTTTCTTAACATATTTCTATGGTAATTAATGACTTGTTGATTTGCGCTAGCATGCTGGCTTTAGCACTTTGGTAAACTAAGCTAGCAATCGGTTTGTTTACGTAACAAcaattgttcaatgttttccatgATCCGATGGTAAATGTGTCGCGTAGGCGTAATGTGCATTCATGTCGACACAATACTTGAATCTATTAgagaaatattcaaaatgtgcGTGTGTCGTATGAATAACAATTGCGATTTGcaacaaagacatttttattcTACATACAACTCCTTTTTGCTGCATTCAAAAATCACTTTTTATTGGGGGAACTACAACCAATCCGTACGAAAACGTGATTATTTGATGAAATAGTCAGATAATCAATTTGAAAATGATTGGATAGTGACGAATCTTGAAGTAACTCTCAGTTTCCAAAAACATTGACGAGAAGAAAGAATTTCGTGAGATATTGCATAATTGTGTTTCATTTGGTTTGTCTAATCAGTAAACCGTACCAAATACTGAAATGTTGATGAACAGTCATTGGTGAGTTGAAGAGATTTTGCAGTAAACTTATCATTCTTAAAAACTTCTGATAGTGACATCTGGTATTTGAGGAGAATCGCTGACTTGTCAACGATGGAAACAAAAGTTCAAaggaatgtttttaattttacgaCCGGGCGGGCGTTCTCGTGCAACCTGACAGAAACACGAGTTTGCGGTGGCCATGACGTGTGAAGGATGTTCCGGTGCTGTCAGCCGGATCCTCAGCAGGTTGGAAGGTGAGACTCGAACCCGGCCgcgatatttaacatgttcattttcaaaatgtaaaggTCCGATTATCTTTCTATAGGATTATCCTGAGAGTAATTGTTTCAGTTTCATTCCCAGTCTGCTTGAAATAACTGTcagaaatgtaaatattagggaaagtctacacacccctggtgAAATTCCAAATGTTCAAATTGTACATGAAGTTAAAGTGGctgaaatgtcattttaaattcaaaatgttgatACGTACAATTCACTTTCAAGTCAATTACATTGGCGTTCATCTTGAACAACTCTttagtatattttatttatttaattttattcatgtacagtataaacggtgcagaaattgtcaaaatgcagttttgttttatttgtcttttattgaagcGCAGTCTTAATGTCGGAAATTGTGCTTGATGTTGCGGCTTGACAACGGTTTGCGTTCCGTAGACGTCAAGTTTGAAATCGACCTCCCCAATCAGCTGGTGTGGATCGAGTCGGACAAGGACGCCGACGTTCTGCTGGAGACGCTAAAGAAGTGCGGCAAAGAGGTCACCTACAAGGGAACCAAATAAAAACAGGTGACGTCGCCATCATCGATCGTTGATGACGATATCTTACTTGATATCTCTTGTTGCCTAATATGATGTTaacttttgtttcttgtttgcttcaattgctttttttttcccccttattatttttttgctgtttacaAGATTTGgcttcacaatttttattttcattgtcttttattataattttaattgtatgcatgtttgaaataaaaattcaaaaaagggaaaccttcaaacaactgcgGAGCAGCAGCACAAAGAAAAGATTGTGATTTTTCTATATTTCAATTGAATGCAAAAGTGCCAGCGAAGGGCTAACAGAAATGAGCATTGATGCTAACGAACTTTTGCTGCATGTCTTCCGGTCGAGCTCAATGTTGCCTGGCATGTTGTGGCGCAAAGTGGTATTGCATTAAGGGAGCGCAACT harbors:
- the atox1 gene encoding copper transport protein ATOX1 — translated: MPKHEFAVAMTCEGCSGAVSRILSRLEDVKFEIDLPNQLVWIESDKDADVLLETLKKCGKEVTYKGTK